In Misgurnus anguillicaudatus chromosome 5, ASM2758022v2, whole genome shotgun sequence, a genomic segment contains:
- the dmap1 gene encoding DNA methyltransferase 1-associated protein 1, translating into MATGADVRDILELTGGDNDSGPISKKDIINSDKKKAKKVTETLTFKRPEGMHREVYALLYSDKNRDAPPLLPSDTTQGYRTVKAKLGCKKVRPWKWMPFSNPARKDGAIFHHWRRAAEEGKDYPFARFNKTVQVPVYSEQEYQMYLHDDGWTKAETDHLFDLCKRFDLRFIVIHDRYDHQQYRKRSVEDLKERYHNICGKLSKVRAGTGTEPKVYIFDAGHERRRKEQLDRLFNRTPEQVAEEEYLIQELRKIENRKKEREKKAQDLQKLITAADTTTEMRRAERKATKKKLPQKRDTEKMIVPETAGIKFPDFKSAGVSLRSQRMKLPSSVGQKKIKAIEQILTEQGVDLNPMPTEDIVQMFNELRSDLVLVYELKQAYSNCEYEQQMLRHRYDALLKAGGACTPQSESGGAPDTQLWPSADDIKTEPKEQIIDVVGAPLTPNSRKRRESASSSSSIKKVKKP; encoded by the exons ATGGCGACCGGTGCTGATGTGAGGGATATTTTGGAGCTGACGGGAGGTGACAATGATTCTGGACCCATCAGTAAAAAAGACATCATCAACTCAGACAAG AAAAAGGCCAAGAAAGTGACAGAGACTTTGACATTCAAGAGACCAGAAGGAATGCACAGAGAAGTTTATGCTTTACTCTATTCAGACAAAAA tagGGATGCCCCTCCGCTCTTGCCGAGTGATACCACACAGGGCTATCGTACTGTCAAAGCAAAACTGGGCTGTAAGAAGGTGCGACCTTGGAAGTGGATGCCATTTAGTAATCCAGCCAGAAAAGATGGAGCCATTTTCCATCACTGGAGACGTGCAGCAGAGGAGGGAAAGGACTACCCATTTGCCCGCTTTAACAAG ACTGTGCAGGTGCCTGTGTACTCGGAGCAGGAATATCAAATGTATCTCCATGATGATGGATGGACGAAAGCTGAGACGGATCATCTGTTTGACCTCTGCAAACGTTTCGACCTGCGATTTATTGTTATTCATGATCGCTACGATCACCAACAATACAGA AAACGATCTGTTGAGGATCTCAAGGAACGTTATCATAACATTTGCGGAAAGTTATCAAAGGTTCGGGCAGGTACAGGGACAGAGCCGAAGGTCTACATATTCGACGCAGGCCACGAGAGACGCAGGAAAGAGCAGCTGGACAGACTGTTCAACCGCACACCTGAACAG GTGGCAGAAGAGGAATACCTGATCCAGGAATTGAGGAAGATCGAGAACCGCAAGAAGGAGCGTGAGAAGAAGGCCCAGGACCTTCAGAAGCTCATCACAGCTGCTGACACAACCACAGAGATGCGTAGAGCTGAACGTAAAGCCACTAAGAAAAAGTTACCACAAAAACGAGACACAGAGAAAATG ATTGTTCCTGAAACCGCCGGCATCAAGTTCCCAGACTTCAAATCAGCTGGTGTTTCACTACGGAGCCAAAGA ATGAAGCTGCCCAGTTCGGTTggacaaaagaaaataaaagcaaTTGAACAGATTCTGACTGAGCAAGGAGTTG ACCTTAACCCCATGCCAACAGAGGATATTGTGCAGATGTTTAATGAACTTCGCAGTGACCTGGTTCTGGTGTACGAGCTGAAGCAGGCCTACAGTAACTGCGAGTACGAACAGCAGATGTTGCGGCACCGCTATGATGCTCTGCTAAAAGCAGGGGGCGCCTGTACACCACAGAGCGAGAGCGGCGGCGCTCCTGACACTCAATTGTGGCCAAGCGCCGATGacatcaaaactgaacccaaaGAGCAGATTATTGATGTGGTTGGAGCTCCGCTTACTCCAAATTCA CGCAAACGGAGAGAATCTGCATCCAGCTCTTCTTCTATCAAGAAGGTGAAGAAACCCTGA